The Acidobacteriota bacterium sequence GTACGAGGTTGCGCTTGATCTGCGGGACTCGGCCCATCTGAAAATCGCTGAGGAGATACTTGGACCACTGCCCGATTCTGCTAAGTGTAAGTACAAAGGCCGCCATGGATATTACATACTCATGGCCAGCCTGCGGGAACTTATCGAGTTGGCCGATGCGGGAATAGGATTCGAATTCACTAGCCCGCCACCCTGGGACCGGCAGTATCGCCCACCGGAGGACAGTCTGCCTGAGAAACAACCGGAAACAGACTCAACAAAACAGTCGGGAGACTTGAAGGGCCTGCTTAATCCGAATTCCCCTGCCGGTTTCTCGCGGAAAGTGATCTACTTCACCCGTGAGACAAAGCCGCCCGCCTGCTGCAGCTTCGTTACTGCCGTGCTCCTGTCGCACCGGAGTTGCTGCATGACCATTGCAGTCTTGACGGACCCCCCGGATCGTTGGAGCAAATCGTCGGCCTTCTCCAGCGTCAGGTCGTACAGATCCATCAGGATTTTGCGCGATCGTGCGGCGAGCTTTTCGGATTTCGCCTGAAGGTCAATCATCAGATTCCCGTAGGTCTTGCCGAGCAGGACCATGGCAGTGGTGGAAATCATATTGAGGGCCATCTTCTGTGCCGTGCCTGATTTCATTCTGGTGGAGCCCGTGATGGCTTCAGGTCCGACCGGCAGTTCGATCACAACGTCGGGTCGGACCGGCAGATCAGCGCCCTTGTTGCATATGATAAACGCTGTCCTGCATCCTGTTGTCGCGGCGTACGCGAGGGCCGACAACGTGTACGGTGTCCGCCGGGAGGCACAGATGCCGATAACGAAGTCGGACGGTGTAAGGCCGTGTTTTTCCAGGTCAATGACGGCCGCGTCGCGGTTATCCTCCATGCCTTCGATGGAGAGTATCAGGGCGGCCGGTCCACCGGCGATGATACCGATGATCCGGTCAGGATCGGTACCGAAAGTCGGCGGACATTCGGCGGCGTCCAGGACGCCCAGGCGGCCGGAGGTTCCTGCGCCTACATAAAAGACTCTCCCGCCCGATCGGAGGGTGTCGGCAAAAATCTCGGCTGCCCGAGAGATCGGTCCCAGGGCTTTGTTTACGACATCGGCTACGGTTCCGTCCTGGTCGTTTATCCTGTGGGCAATCTCGCGGCTGCTCAGAGAGTCGATGTCCGCGGTGGCGGGGTTGACCTGTTCGGTCTCGAGCTTCTGCAGCTGCTTGATGAGTTTTTCAAAGTCGGCCATAGAGCAAACGTAGACGGTAGCGGGACGTAAGGCAAGAAAAAGAGTATCGGATCGGCCGGCTGTCAGGGCTGCTGGGCGACGCGTAGCGTATCGAAAAGGGTCACCACAATCGTCCCGAACTTTCCGCTGAGCTCCGGCAGCGAGATGTTGTCCGGACGCTGGTCGGGCAGCGGCACCGGGAGCAATCCGCTGGTCAGGGAGGAATCGGGCGTGCCGGTAAGGGCGTAAACGTACAGGTTGTACAGGCCGGTGTCCGGCTCGACCCCGCCGCTGAGTGCGAAGGCTTCGGGAGGAATGGTCTGGTCGTCGGCATATTTGCTGAACCCGTACCCGGTGTACACGGAGTCGCTCAGCACGGCGGCGATAA is a genomic window containing:
- the murQ gene encoding N-acetylmuramic acid 6-phosphate etherase, producing the protein MADFEKLIKQLQKLETEQVNPATADIDSLSSREIAHRINDQDGTVADVVNKALGPISRAAEIFADTLRSGGRVFYVGAGTSGRLGVLDAAECPPTFGTDPDRIIGIIAGGPAALILSIEGMEDNRDAAVIDLEKHGLTPSDFVIGICASRRTPYTLSALAYAATTGCRTAFIICNKGADLPVRPDVVIELPVGPEAITGSTRMKSGTAQKMALNMISTTAMVLLGKTYGNLMIDLQAKSEKLAARSRKILMDLYDLTLEKADDLLQRSGGSVKTAMVMQQLRCDRSTAVTKLQQAGGFVSRVK